In the Colwellia sp. 20A7 genome, one interval contains:
- a CDS encoding Fis family transcriptional regulator: MKLNKTSQKIDNNICKALTIACESSLHEVPGFAWLTHRANYTNFPASLVITCVFELESEIEVMKEQQQDELLRNAILKQLVKVGVVLKNIKQQVHFDSEEACLKYHQGEWPNRLALPKTKQKPNAARRPH; encoded by the coding sequence ATGAAGTTAAATAAAACGAGTCAAAAAATTGATAATAATATTTGTAAAGCGTTAACGATTGCCTGTGAGTCTTCTTTGCATGAAGTACCAGGATTTGCATGGCTGACTCATAGAGCTAATTACACTAATTTTCCTGCTAGTTTGGTGATTACCTGTGTTTTTGAATTAGAGTCTGAAATTGAAGTAATGAAAGAGCAACAGCAAGATGAATTATTGCGTAATGCAATTTTAAAGCAGTTAGTGAAGGTTGGTGTTGTTTTGAAAAATATTAAACAACAAGTACACTTTGATAGCGAAGAGGCTTGCTTAAAATATCATCAAGGTGAATGGCCAAATAGATTAGCATTACCTAAAACGAAACAAAAACCTAATGCAGCCAGAAGGCCACATTAG
- a CDS encoding glutamate-5-semialdehyde dehydrogenase, producing the protein MHQFNMATMAANAKAASRVAAQLTTLEKNALLNAIADAIEANSAEIISENSKDIEAGREKGLADAMLDRLLLTDQGIKDISSAIREIVALTDPVGDIANLALRPNGMQVGKMRIPLGVIAMIYEARPNVTAEAAALCIKSGNGVILRGGSEAIHSNLALANCLHKVLTDHGVDKNIVSVIPDTSRSVIEELLKQSETIDLVIPRGGEGLIRYVTENSRIPVIQHFKGVCHLFIDKYADLTKAVNILVNGKTQRPSACNSLETVLVHSDIAEQFLPLAAKALADAANVKIHACENSLSYFDNAEQATNDDYHAEYLAQEIAVKVVASYDDAVAHINEFTSDHTEVIVTQDTSRSQRFIRQINSSVVMINASSRFSDGNQLGLGSEIGISTSKLHAYGPMGLESLTTEKFVVYGDGQVRD; encoded by the coding sequence ATGCACCAATTTAATATGGCAACAATGGCGGCTAACGCTAAAGCTGCTAGCAGAGTAGCTGCACAGCTAACAACACTTGAAAAGAATGCATTATTAAACGCAATAGCCGATGCTATTGAAGCCAATAGCGCTGAAATAATTAGCGAAAATAGTAAAGACATTGAGGCAGGTCGAGAAAAAGGCTTAGCTGATGCAATGCTTGATAGACTACTACTAACTGACCAAGGTATTAAAGATATCAGCAGTGCTATTCGCGAAATAGTCGCCTTAACAGATCCAGTTGGCGACATTGCTAACTTAGCGCTACGTCCAAATGGTATGCAAGTAGGTAAAATGCGTATCCCTTTAGGCGTTATTGCAATGATTTATGAAGCACGTCCAAATGTAACAGCTGAAGCAGCGGCGCTTTGTATTAAGTCAGGTAACGGCGTTATTCTTCGTGGTGGCTCAGAAGCTATTCATTCTAATTTGGCATTAGCGAATTGTTTACATAAAGTATTAACCGATCACGGTGTTGATAAAAACATTGTTAGCGTAATTCCTGATACGAGTCGCAGCGTTATTGAAGAATTATTAAAACAAAGTGAAACCATTGATTTAGTTATTCCTCGTGGTGGCGAAGGTTTGATTCGTTATGTTACTGAAAACAGCCGTATTCCAGTGATTCAGCATTTTAAAGGCGTTTGTCATTTATTTATTGATAAATATGCCGACTTAACTAAAGCAGTAAACATTTTAGTTAATGGTAAAACACAAAGACCAAGTGCCTGTAATTCACTAGAAACTGTTTTAGTACATAGTGATATTGCAGAGCAATTTTTACCATTAGCAGCTAAAGCATTAGCCGATGCTGCCAATGTAAAAATTCACGCTTGTGAAAATAGTCTTAGTTATTTTGATAATGCAGAACAAGCAACTAATGATGATTATCACGCAGAGTATTTAGCGCAAGAAATTGCTGTAAAAGTAGTTGCTAGCTATGATGATGCTGTGGCTCATATCAATGAGTTTACTTCTGATCATACTGAAGTCATTGTAACGCAAGATACTTCGCGTTCTCAACGATTTATTCGTCAGATAAACTCTTCTGTGGTAATGATAAATGCTTCGTCTAGATTTTCTGATGGTAACCAATTAGGCCTTGGCTCAGAAATTGGTATATCGACCAGTAAACTTCATGCATACGGCCCAATGGGGCTTGAATCATTAACGACAGAAAAGTTTGTTGTTTATGGTGATGGACAAGTTAGAGACTAA
- a CDS encoding acyltransferase — MLNILPAPFIGLLSFIFYALNTIFWVIPIVVFSLFKALIPLSFSQKIFSYLLDLMASNWVAVNTLNQKLFTRMKLHVTGLEELNTKDWYLVLANHQSWVDIIVLQRILHGEIPFLKFFLKRELLYVPILGLAWWALDFPFMKRYSQSFLKKNPHLRGKDLDTTRKACEKFKHKPVSVMSFIEGTRFTQVKHDKQNSPFNHLLKPKAGGVAFVLDAMGEYLTTIVDVTIYYPEGIPSFWDLLCGRVHNVHVEIHTRKIDSELSGDYMNDRAHKIAFQKWLTQFWYEKDDRLEKMKENSTKHLNYKG, encoded by the coding sequence ATGCTAAATATATTACCTGCGCCATTTATTGGTCTACTTTCTTTTATTTTTTATGCCCTTAACACTATTTTTTGGGTTATTCCTATTGTTGTTTTTTCACTATTTAAAGCCTTAATACCGTTAAGTTTTTCTCAAAAGATTTTTAGTTATTTATTAGATTTAATGGCGAGTAATTGGGTTGCTGTTAATACGCTTAACCAAAAGCTATTTACCAGAATGAAACTTCACGTAACTGGTTTAGAAGAATTAAATACTAAAGACTGGTACTTAGTATTGGCTAACCATCAGAGTTGGGTCGATATTATTGTGCTGCAGCGAATACTGCACGGTGAAATACCTTTTTTGAAGTTCTTTTTAAAGAGAGAGCTGCTTTATGTACCTATTTTAGGATTAGCATGGTGGGCGTTAGATTTTCCTTTTATGAAGCGCTATAGCCAGTCATTTTTGAAAAAAAATCCTCACTTACGAGGTAAAGATTTAGATACTACGCGTAAGGCTTGTGAAAAATTTAAGCATAAACCAGTAAGCGTAATGAGTTTTATTGAAGGAACTCGTTTTACTCAAGTTAAACATGATAAACAAAATTCACCTTTTAATCATTTACTTAAACCTAAAGCGGGTGGCGTTGCTTTTGTGCTTGATGCTATGGGCGAGTATTTAACAACAATTGTTGATGTGACTATTTATTACCCAGAAGGTATTCCTAGTTTTTGGGATTTGCTTTGTGGTCGAGTTCATAATGTTCATGTTGAAATTCATACACGTAAAATTGACAGCGAACTGAGTGGTGATTACATGAACGATAGAGCGCATAAAATTGCTTTTCAAAAATGGTTAACACAGTTTTGGTATGAGAAAGATGATAGACTTGAAAAAATGAAAGAAAACTCAACAAAGCATTTAAATTACAAAGGGTAA
- a CDS encoding mechanosensitive ion channel family protein: MNELLENWLLDQGIANQYIDMSVTVVALLMIISVAFFSYYIVKYQVLNVVHKLIVKTNNTWDDALIDNHVLTRFTLLIPFIIILFLTPIFFPSDFLIANLLIIFSKIFLTFQIARSISAVLNMSKILYGETAKQKYLPLNAIVQVFKLAVYLVSIIIIIALILDRSPVYLLSGLGALTAVLILVFQDTIKGLVASIQISANRMVVAGDWIELPKYGADGDVIEIGLNTVKVQNFDKTITTVPTYALISDSFKNWRNMYHTGARRIKRTLIIDISSIDFYSLEKIDFLASTSLLKTYLTDKKQSLEDENKALDQDGRLNDIDSRQLTNIGTFRAYIEMYLHQNTNIRNDLTCMVRQLPATESGLPLELYCFANSTDWKVYEGIQADVFDHLFAIAPHFDLRIFQNPTGHDWKNALNNNT, encoded by the coding sequence ATGAATGAGTTGCTTGAAAATTGGTTATTAGATCAGGGTATTGCAAACCAATATATTGATATGAGTGTGACGGTTGTCGCTTTATTGATGATTATTTCAGTCGCTTTTTTTTCTTATTACATCGTTAAGTATCAAGTGCTGAATGTTGTCCATAAGTTGATTGTTAAAACAAATAACACTTGGGATGATGCATTGATTGATAATCATGTATTAACACGATTTACGTTATTAATACCCTTTATTATCATTTTATTTTTAACTCCGATTTTTTTCCCTAGTGACTTTTTAATCGCTAACTTATTGATAATTTTTTCAAAAATATTTTTAACGTTTCAAATAGCGCGAAGTATAAGTGCTGTGCTCAATATGAGTAAAATTTTATACGGTGAAACGGCTAAACAAAAATATTTACCCCTAAATGCCATTGTGCAAGTTTTTAAGTTAGCGGTGTATTTAGTTTCAATTATTATTATTATTGCTTTAATTTTAGATCGTTCACCTGTCTATTTACTTAGCGGGTTAGGGGCGTTAACGGCGGTATTGATATTAGTTTTTCAAGATACAATCAAAGGGTTAGTGGCGAGTATTCAAATTTCAGCGAACAGAATGGTAGTCGCAGGCGATTGGATTGAATTACCTAAATATGGTGCTGATGGTGATGTGATTGAAATTGGTTTGAATACAGTCAAAGTGCAAAATTTTGATAAAACGATTACGACAGTACCAACTTATGCTTTGATAAGTGATTCGTTTAAAAACTGGCGTAACATGTACCATACAGGTGCTAGACGTATTAAACGTACATTAATTATAGATATTAGCAGTATTGATTTTTATTCGTTAGAGAAAATAGATTTTTTAGCTAGCACTAGCTTATTAAAAACTTATTTAACCGATAAAAAGCAAAGCCTTGAAGATGAAAATAAAGCGTTGGATCAAGATGGTCGTTTAAATGACATTGATAGCCGACAATTAACTAATATCGGTACGTTTCGCGCTTATATTGAAATGTATTTACATCAAAATACAAATATTCGTAATGACTTAACTTGTATGGTTAGGCAGTTACCAGCGACTGAAAGTGGCTTACCTTTAGAGCTATATTGCTTTGCCAACTCAACTGATTGGAAAGTTTATGAAGGTATTCAAGCGGATGTGTTCGATCATTTATTCGCAATTGCCCCACATTTTGATTTACGTATATTTCAAAACCCTACAGGCCATGATTGGAAAAATGCATTAAATAATAACACCTAA
- the ahpC gene encoding alkyl hydroperoxide reductase subunit C has protein sequence MAQIGKAIPEFTAQAFHNGEFVEVTTDSVKGKWSIFLFYPADFTFVCPTELEDMANQYEELQKLGVEVYAVSTDTHFSHKAWHDSSDAIGKIQFPMLGDQTGNITRGFDVMIEEDHMAHRGTFLADPDGIIQVAHIHAGGIGRSAKDMVRNVKAAQYVRENDGEVCPAAWEQGEATLTPSLDLVGKI, from the coding sequence ATGGCTCAAATAGGCAAAGCAATCCCAGAATTTACAGCACAAGCATTTCACAACGGCGAGTTTGTTGAAGTAACAACTGACAGCGTTAAAGGTAAATGGTCTATCTTCTTGTTTTACCCAGCAGACTTTACTTTTGTATGTCCTACTGAATTAGAAGACATGGCAAACCAATATGAAGAGTTACAAAAATTAGGTGTTGAAGTATACGCTGTATCAACTGACACACATTTCTCTCATAAAGCGTGGCACGACTCGTCTGACGCAATTGGCAAAATTCAATTCCCAATGCTAGGCGACCAAACAGGTAACATTACTCGTGGTTTTGACGTAATGATTGAAGAAGACCATATGGCACATCGTGGTACTTTTTTAGCTGACCCTGATGGCATCATTCAAGTAGCACACATTCATGCGGGTGGTATTGGTCGTAGTGCTAAAGACATGGTACGTAATGTTAAAGCAGCACAATATGTCCGTGAAAACGATGGCGAAGTATGTCCTGCAGCATGGGAGCAAGGCGAAGCAACCTTAACACCAAGCCTAGATTTAGTAGGTAAAATCTAA
- the katG gene encoding catalase/peroxidase HPI, which translates to MLKATLSIAAAISVALSTITLSSTAFANGEAKTNQFWWPEQLNLNSLRQHGAESNPYGEQYNYAEEFAKLDIKQLKKDIQKTLTDSKAWWPADWGHYGPLMIRMAWHSAGVYRVHDGRGGASGGQQRFDPLNSWPDNVNLDKARRLLWPVKQQYGRQISWADLMVLAGNVSLESMGFKPFGYAGGRTDDWEPDLVYWGPEKTMLTDERRDGKGQLKGPLAAVEMGLIYVNPEGPHGKPDPLLAADDLRLSFGRMAMNDEEIVALSAGGHTFGKAHGAKKPKDCIGAEPATAPIEEQGLGWKNKCGTGVGADASGSGLEGAWTVTPTQWSTNYLDNLMNFNWVQTKSPTGATQWIPDNKAAANLVPDAHIPNKRHAPIMFTTDLALKEDPEFRKIVERFRANPVDFEKAFGRAWFKLTHRDMGPRARYLGDEVPTEVLTWQDPIPAIDYQLITSSDIKMLKVQLLNSGLSNEELIRTAWASASSHRVTDMRGGANGARIKLEPQVNWPVNNPKTLQKALNKIEAIQTKYNKKSSTKQVSLADLIVLGGAAAIENSASKGGYKVEVPFVPGRADATQAQTDIQSFNYLKPNADGFRNYYNEDSYMSPAEMLVDRANMLDLNVPEMTVLVGGLRTLNANYDGSSLGVFTDKPGVLSNDFFVNLLDMSTVWSKDEKNNGIYIGNDRATGTFKWQATPVDLIFGSSSELRAIAEVYASDDADTKFVNDFINAWTKVMQLDRFDLK; encoded by the coding sequence ATGTTAAAGGCAACATTATCGATAGCCGCTGCAATTTCAGTAGCACTATCAACTATCACACTATCATCAACAGCATTTGCAAATGGTGAAGCAAAAACAAACCAATTTTGGTGGCCAGAGCAACTAAACCTAAACTCACTTCGCCAGCACGGTGCAGAGTCAAACCCTTATGGTGAGCAGTATAATTATGCTGAAGAGTTTGCAAAACTAGATATAAAACAACTTAAAAAAGATATTCAAAAAACACTCACTGATTCAAAAGCATGGTGGCCTGCCGATTGGGGACATTATGGACCTCTGATGATTCGCATGGCTTGGCATAGCGCTGGGGTTTATCGCGTACATGATGGTCGTGGTGGTGCATCTGGTGGTCAACAACGTTTCGATCCGTTAAATAGCTGGCCTGACAATGTTAATTTAGACAAGGCCCGTAGATTATTATGGCCGGTAAAACAACAATACGGTCGTCAAATATCATGGGCAGATTTAATGGTGCTTGCAGGTAATGTTTCGCTTGAATCTATGGGCTTTAAACCTTTTGGTTATGCTGGTGGACGTACTGACGATTGGGAACCAGACCTAGTATATTGGGGTCCTGAAAAAACGATGCTTACTGACGAACGAAGAGATGGAAAAGGTCAATTAAAAGGACCATTAGCCGCGGTAGAAATGGGATTAATTTATGTAAACCCTGAAGGTCCTCACGGTAAACCTGACCCGCTGCTAGCTGCTGACGATCTACGTTTGTCGTTCGGCCGTATGGCAATGAATGATGAAGAAATTGTTGCACTAAGTGCTGGTGGTCATACATTTGGTAAAGCACATGGCGCGAAAAAACCAAAAGATTGTATTGGTGCTGAGCCTGCTACTGCTCCAATTGAAGAGCAAGGCTTAGGTTGGAAAAACAAATGTGGTACAGGTGTAGGCGCAGATGCTAGTGGCAGTGGTTTGGAAGGCGCTTGGACTGTTACACCAACACAGTGGTCAACAAACTATCTAGATAACCTGATGAACTTTAATTGGGTGCAAACTAAAAGCCCTACAGGTGCCACGCAATGGATACCTGATAATAAAGCCGCTGCGAATTTAGTACCTGATGCACATATTCCTAATAAACGTCACGCACCTATTATGTTTACTACCGATCTTGCCTTAAAAGAAGATCCAGAATTCCGTAAAATTGTTGAACGCTTTAGAGCTAACCCAGTTGACTTTGAAAAAGCATTTGGTAGAGCTTGGTTTAAATTAACTCATCGCGATATGGGGCCAAGAGCAAGATATTTAGGTGATGAAGTGCCAACTGAAGTACTTACATGGCAAGATCCTATCCCTGCAATTGATTATCAGTTAATCACAAGTAGTGATATAAAAATGCTAAAAGTGCAATTACTTAATTCAGGTTTAAGTAATGAAGAGTTAATTAGAACAGCATGGGCTTCTGCTTCTAGCCATCGTGTAACTGATATGCGTGGTGGAGCAAACGGCGCACGAATTAAGCTTGAGCCTCAAGTCAATTGGCCAGTAAATAATCCTAAAACGTTACAGAAAGCCTTAAATAAAATTGAAGCGATTCAAACTAAATATAATAAGAAATCATCGACAAAACAAGTATCTCTAGCCGATTTAATTGTATTAGGTGGTGCTGCGGCAATCGAAAACTCAGCTAGCAAAGGTGGATATAAGGTTGAAGTACCTTTCGTACCTGGTCGTGCCGATGCAACACAAGCACAAACAGATATTCAGTCTTTTAATTATTTAAAACCTAATGCTGATGGCTTCCGTAACTACTACAATGAAGATAGCTACATGTCTCCTGCAGAAATGCTTGTTGATAGAGCCAATATGCTTGATTTAAATGTACCTGAAATGACAGTGCTTGTTGGTGGCTTACGTACATTAAATGCCAACTACGACGGCTCTAGCTTAGGTGTTTTTACTGACAAACCAGGCGTATTAAGTAATGACTTTTTCGTTAACTTATTAGATATGTCAACGGTTTGGAGTAAAGACGAAAAAAATAACGGCATTTATATCGGTAATGATCGTGCTACCGGTACATTTAAATGGCAAGCAACACCTGTCGATTTAATTTTCGGCTCTAGCTCTGAATTACGAGCCATTGCTGAAGTGTATGCTTCTGATGATGCTGATACTAAGTTTGTTAATGACTTTATCAACGCTTGGACGAAAGTAATGCAATTAGATCGCTTCGATTTAAAGTAA
- the ahpF gene encoding alkyl hydroperoxide reductase subunit F: MLSTDILNALKTYTQNMTNKVALVLQTGEHAKRPELVEFLTQLCSISDNLSLIERDDNLRSPITFYLSVDGKNNGIHFSGIPSGHEFNSLILAILQSSGTALKLDNTLSNMVSKIKGDLHFEVFISLSCHNCPDVVQSLNQFALLNDDISSEMIDGGLFQELIDERNIQGVPSVYLNGELFANGKIDTAQLVDKLIERFPYIVNADDAEQLPLQDVTVIGGGPAGVAAAIYAARKGLNVTMIADRIGGQVKDTVGIENLISVPKTTGTELTGNMHAHLSDYDVTIKEFLRVDTIEKADIKTKSAHKLHLSSGEVIETKTIIVATGAKWRELGVPGEKENVGSGVAYCPHCDGPFFKGKDVAVVGGGNSGIEAALDLAGMVNHVTVFEFLPELKADKVLVEKAEAHSKITIIKNAATKEVIAEDGKVVALAYEDRLTGDIKQQPLAGIFVQIGLLPNSTFLDGVVDRTQHGEVIIDERCQTSTPGIFAAGDVTTVPYKQIVIAMGEGAKASLSAFDYMIRES, translated from the coding sequence ATGTTAAGCACAGATATTTTAAACGCACTAAAAACATACACTCAAAATATGACTAACAAGGTGGCACTAGTTTTACAAACTGGTGAACATGCGAAGCGTCCAGAATTAGTCGAATTTTTAACACAATTATGCTCAATCTCAGATAATTTAAGTCTAATTGAGCGTGATGATAACTTACGCAGCCCTATCACATTTTACTTGTCGGTAGATGGCAAAAATAACGGTATTCACTTTTCAGGTATACCAAGTGGTCATGAATTTAATTCATTAATTTTAGCTATTTTACAATCGTCAGGTACCGCCCTTAAACTTGATAACACCTTAAGTAATATGGTGAGTAAAATTAAGGGCGATTTACACTTTGAAGTATTTATTTCTTTAAGCTGTCATAACTGTCCTGATGTGGTGCAATCACTAAATCAGTTTGCTTTGCTAAATGATGATATTAGCTCAGAAATGATTGATGGAGGCTTATTCCAAGAACTTATTGATGAACGTAATATTCAAGGTGTACCTAGCGTTTACTTAAATGGTGAATTATTTGCCAACGGCAAAATAGATACAGCCCAATTAGTCGATAAATTAATTGAACGTTTCCCTTACATTGTTAATGCCGATGATGCTGAACAATTGCCATTACAAGATGTAACCGTTATTGGTGGTGGTCCTGCTGGTGTTGCCGCCGCAATTTATGCAGCACGTAAAGGATTAAACGTTACTATGATTGCCGACAGAATTGGTGGTCAAGTAAAAGATACTGTAGGTATAGAAAACTTAATTTCAGTACCTAAAACAACAGGTACTGAGCTAACCGGTAATATGCATGCGCATTTAAGTGATTACGATGTCACTATCAAAGAGTTTTTACGTGTAGATACCATTGAAAAAGCTGATATCAAGACCAAATCAGCGCATAAATTACACCTATCTAGTGGTGAGGTGATTGAAACGAAAACTATTATTGTTGCTACCGGTGCAAAATGGCGTGAACTAGGTGTTCCTGGCGAGAAAGAAAATGTTGGTTCAGGTGTTGCTTACTGCCCACATTGTGATGGTCCGTTTTTCAAAGGTAAAGATGTTGCAGTAGTCGGTGGTGGTAACTCCGGTATTGAAGCGGCACTTGATTTAGCAGGTATGGTTAATCATGTTACGGTATTTGAATTTTTACCTGAATTAAAAGCCGATAAAGTCTTAGTAGAAAAAGCTGAAGCACACAGTAAAATTACTATCATTAAAAATGCTGCCACTAAAGAAGTGATAGCAGAAGACGGTAAAGTGGTTGCTCTTGCTTATGAAGATAGATTAACCGGTGATATTAAACAACAGCCGCTGGCCGGTATTTTTGTACAAATTGGTTTATTACCTAACAGTACTTTTCTAGACGGTGTTGTTGACCGTACTCAGCATGGTGAAGTAATTATAGACGAAAGATGTCAAACATCTACACCGGGTATTTTTGCTGCGGGCGATGTGACTACTGTGCCTTATAAGCAAATTGTTATTGCTATGGGCGAAGGGGCTAAAGCGTCATTATCAGCCTTTGATTACATGATTAGAGAAAGCTAA
- the ahpC gene encoding alkyl hydroperoxide reductase subunit C has protein sequence MAQIGKAIPEFTAQAFHNGEFVEVTTDSVKGKWSIFLFYPADFTFVCPTELEDMANQYEELQKLGVEVYAVSTDTHFSHKAWHDSSDAIGKIQFPMLGDQTGNITRGFDVMIEEDHMAHRGTFLADPDGIIQVAHIHAGGIGRSAKDMVRNVKAAQYVRENDGEVCPAAWEQGEATLTPSLDLVGKI, from the coding sequence ATGGCTCAAATAGGCAAAGCAATCCCAGAATTTACAGCACAAGCATTTCACAACGGCGAGTTTGTTGAAGTAACAACTGACAGCGTTAAAGGTAAATGGTCTATCTTCTTGTTTTACCCAGCAGACTTTACTTTTGTATGTCCTACTGAATTAGAAGACATGGCAAACCAATATGAAGAGTTACAAAAATTAGGTGTTGAAGTATACGCTGTATCAACTGACACACATTTCTCTCATAAAGCGTGGCACGACTCGTCTGACGCAATTGGCAAAATTCAATTCCCAATGCTAGGCGACCAAACAGGTAACATTACTCGTGGTTTTGACGTAATGATTGAAGAAGACCATATGGCACATCGTGGTACTTTTTTAGCTGACCCTGATGGCATCATTCAAGTAGCACACATTCATGCAGGTGGTATTGGTCGTAGTGCTAAAGACATGGTACGTAATGTTAAAGCAGCACAATATGTCCGTGAAAACGATGGCGAAGTATGTCCTGCAGCTTGGGAGCAAGGCGAAGCAACCTTAACACCAAGCCTAGACTTAGTAGGCAAAATTTAA
- a CDS encoding catalase has protein sequence MTNKKLTTAAGCPVAHNQDVMTAGPKGPQLLQDVWFLEKLAHFDREVIPERRMHAKGSAAFGKFTVTHDITKYTRAKIFSEIGKETELFTRFSTVAGERGAADAERDIRGFAVKFYTEEGNWDLVGNNTPVFFLRDPLKFPDLNHAVKRDPKTNMRSATNNWDFWTSLPEALHQVTIVMSDRGLPASYRHMHGFGSHTFSFINADNERFWVKFHLETQQGIKNLTDAEAEVLVGQDRESHQKDLFESIEKHDFPKWTMKVQIMPEADAATVPYNPFDLTKVWPHKDYPLIEVGVMELNRNPENYFADVEQAAFNPGNIVPGISFSPDKMLQGRLFSYGDAQRYRLGVNHNHIPVNAARCPVHSYHRDGQMRTDGNHGATVGYEPNNQGEWAEQPDFSEPPLAIDGAAAHWDHREDEDYFSQAGDLFRLMSPEQQQVLFSNTAASMADVPDEIKLRHIKHCSAADVDYGNGIKTALGL, from the coding sequence ATGACGAATAAGAAACTAACAACAGCCGCTGGTTGCCCTGTAGCGCATAACCAAGATGTAATGACTGCTGGGCCAAAAGGGCCGCAACTTTTGCAAGATGTGTGGTTTTTAGAAAAGTTAGCACATTTCGATCGTGAAGTTATACCAGAGAGACGTATGCATGCTAAGGGGTCAGCAGCATTTGGTAAATTTACAGTAACGCATGATATTACTAAATATACACGCGCAAAAATATTTTCTGAAATAGGGAAGGAAACTGAACTATTTACCCGTTTTAGTACCGTTGCTGGCGAACGTGGTGCAGCTGATGCAGAGCGAGATATTCGTGGTTTTGCTGTTAAGTTTTATACCGAAGAAGGTAACTGGGATTTAGTTGGTAATAATACACCGGTATTCTTTTTGCGTGATCCGCTAAAATTCCCTGATTTGAACCATGCCGTTAAACGTGATCCTAAAACCAATATGCGTAGTGCAACCAATAACTGGGATTTTTGGACATCGTTACCTGAAGCGTTACATCAAGTCACTATTGTGATGAGTGATCGCGGCCTACCTGCAAGTTACCGACATATGCATGGTTTTGGTAGTCATACGTTCAGCTTTATTAATGCAGACAATGAACGATTTTGGGTGAAGTTTCATTTAGAAACTCAACAAGGCATTAAAAACTTAACAGATGCAGAAGCTGAAGTACTTGTAGGTCAAGATAGAGAAAGCCATCAAAAAGACTTATTTGAATCGATAGAAAAGCATGACTTTCCTAAGTGGACAATGAAAGTTCAAATTATGCCAGAAGCCGATGCAGCAACAGTACCATATAATCCTTTTGATTTAACAAAGGTTTGGCCTCATAAAGATTATCCTTTAATTGAAGTAGGGGTAATGGAGTTGAATCGTAATCCTGAAAACTATTTTGCTGATGTTGAACAGGCAGCCTTTAATCCTGGAAATATTGTTCCGGGTATCAGCTTCTCTCCAGATAAAATGCTACAAGGGCGATTATTCTCATATGGTGATGCACAACGTTATCGTTTAGGTGTTAACCATAACCATATTCCGGTTAATGCCGCGCGTTGTCCTGTACATAGTTATCATCGAGACGGGCAAATGCGTACCGATGGTAATCATGGCGCTACAGTTGGTTACGAGCCGAATAACCAGGGTGAGTGGGCAGAACAGCCTGATTTTTCAGAGCCACCTTTAGCAATTGATGGCGCTGCAGCTCATTGGGATCATAGAGAAGATGAAGATTACTTCTCACAAGCAGGTGACTTATTCCGTTTAATGAGTCCTGAGCAACAACAAGTTTTATTTAGTAACACGGCTGCTTCGATGGCTGATGTACCAGATGAAATAAAATTACGTCATATTAAGCACTGCAGTGCAGCCGATGTAGATTATGGTAATGGTATTAAAACAGCGTTAGGCTTATAA